A part of Brassica rapa cultivar Chiifu-401-42 chromosome A05, CAAS_Brap_v3.01, whole genome shotgun sequence genomic DNA contains:
- the LOC103868738 gene encoding transcriptional corepressor SEUSS — MVPSEAPNPVGSGENVPTGGAPLPSQPAFPQFSNNMSMSMLGNAPNISSLLNNHSFVNGSGAESDPLSSVGFSGLSSFNASMVSPSSSGQVQGHQFSNQLLAEQQRNKKMEPQNFQQQQQQQFPTVRGGVGPVKLEPGQVSNDQQQQKMLRNLGSSVKLEPQQLQAMRSMAQVKMEPQQHSEQSLFLQQQRQQQQFLQMPGQSSSQAQMNNIFQQQRLMQLQQQQQLLKSMPQQRPQLPQQSLPLRPPMKPVYEPGMGAQRLTQYMYRQQHRPEDNNIEFWRKFVAEYFAPNAKKRWCVSMYGSGRQTTGVFPQDVWHCEICNRKPGRGFEATAEVLPRLFKIKYESGTLEELLYVDMPRESQNSSGQIVLEYAKATQESVFEHLRVVRDGQLRIVFSPDLKIFSWEFCARRHEELIPRRLLIPQVSQLGSAAQKYQQAAQNATTDSALPELQNNCNMFVASARQLAKALEVPLVNDLGYTKRYVRCLQISEVVNSMKDLIDYSRETRTGPIESLAKFPRRTGPSSVLPGPSPQQPNEQLRQIANNDQSSGVNYAFNAASACTSSTSSIAGLIHQNSMKQRHQNAAYNPPNSPYGGNSVQMASPSSSGTMAPLSQQHNLTSFQSPTSSSNNNNNLSQNGMTCVNNHMGSTAIQQAAGDEANGSSSVQKILNEILMSNQAHNTLGGGSMVGSEGKGGSNVNSSDVLMMNGQVNNNSSNTNIGGGGGVGMGANGNNGLMNGRVGMLVRDPNVQPDLGNQLLGAVNGFNNFQRDWNA; from the exons ATGGTGCCATCAGAGGCGCCAAATCCTGTTGGAAGTGGCGAAAATGTTCCGACAGGAGGAGCTCCTCTTCCTTCACAACCAGCATTTCCTCAGTTCAGTAACAACATGAGTATGAGTATGCTCGGGAATGCTCCAAACATCTCTTCCCTCCTCAACAACCATTCTTTCGTAAACGGCAGTGGGGCCGAGTCAGACCCTCTGTCTAGCGTCGGGTTTAGTGGTTTGTCATCCTTCAACGCCTCTATGGTTTCGCCAAGCTCGTCTGGTCAAGTTCAGGGTCATCAATTCTCTAACCAGTTGCTGGCTGAGCAGCAACGGAATAAGAAAATGGAGCCTCAGAattttcaacaacaacaacagcagcagTTTCCGACAGTGCGTGGAGGTGTGGGACCTGTCAAGTTGGAACCTGGTCAGGTCTCTAACGACCAGCAGCAACAGAAAATGTTGAGAAACCTAGGATCATCAGTTAAGTTGGAACCGCAACAACTTCAGGCGATGAGAAGCATGGCCCAAGTGAAAATGGAGCCTCAACAACATTCAGAGCAGTCACTGTTTCTTCAGCAGCAGAGGCAACAACAGCAGTTTCTTCAAATGCCTGGGCAATCTTCTTCGCAGGCTcaaatgaataatatatttcaGCAGCAGAGACTTATGCAacttcaacaacagcaacaactcCTCAAATCAATGCCTCAACAACGTCCTCAATTGCCACAACAGAGTTTGCCTCTCAGGCCACCTATGAAGCCAGTGTATGAACCCGGCATGGGTGCTCAGCGTCTTACACAGTATATGTACCGACAACAACATAGGCCTGAA GACAATAACATTGAGTTCTGGAGAAAATTTGTAGCTGAGTACTTTGCTCCTAATGCGAAGAAGAGATGGTGCGTTTCTATGTACGGCAGTGGCCGGCAAACAACTGGCGTTTTCCCTCAG GATGTGTGGCACTGTGAGATATGCAACCGAAAGCCTGGACGTGGTTTTG AGGCAACCGCCGAAGTCCTGCCGCGGCTTTTTAAGATTAAGTATGAAAGTGGAACTCTGGAAGAACTTTTATATGTGGATATGCCAAGGGAATCTCAGAATTCATCTGGTCAAATTGTCCTGGAGTACGCAAAAGCAACACAAGAGAGTGTATTTGAGCATCTTCGAGTTGTTCGTGATGGCCAACTTCGAATAGTTTTCTCCCCAGATCTTAAG ATATTCTCTTGGGAATTTTGTGCTCGGAGACATGAAGAGCTTATTCCACGAAGGCTTTTGATACCTCAG GTTAGTCAGCTTGGATCAGCAGCTCAGAAATATCAGCAAGCCGCTCAAAATGCAACAACAGATTCTGCTCTTCCAGAGTTACAAAATAATTGCAACAT GTTTGTTGCATCTGCTAGACAGTTGGCAAAGGCCTTGGAAGTACCACTCGTGAATGATTTGGGATACACAAAGAGATATGTTCGGTGTTTGCAG ATCTCGGAGGTTGTAAATAGTATGAAGGACTTGATAGATTATAGCAGAGAAACAAGAACAGGACCAATCG AGAGTTTAGCCAAGTTTCCTCGGAGAACAGGTCCTTCGTCTGTACTGCCTGGTCCTTCTCCTCAGCAACCCAATGAACAGCTAAGGCAGATTGCAAACAACGATCAGAGTTCTGGAGTAAACTATGCCTTTAATGCAGCTTCTGCATGCACCTCCTCCACAAGCAGCATCGCAGGGCTCATCCACCAGAATTCCATGAAGCAAAGGCATCAGAACGCTGCTTACAATCCACCAAACAGTCCTTATGGTGGAAACTCAGTTCAGATGGCGTCACCTAGTTCCTCGGGCACCATGGCGCCATTATCCCAGCAACACAACCTGACATCATTTCAGTCTCCAACTTCCTCgtctaacaacaacaacaatctctCTCAAAACGGGATGACATGTGTTAACAATCACATGGGTTCCACAGCAATTCAACAGGCTGCAGGTGATGAAGCAAACGGGTCTAGTTCGGTGCAGAAGATACTGAATGAAATCCTGATGAGCAACCAAGCTCACAATACCTTAGGAGGAGGAAGTATGGTTGGGAGCGAGGGGAAGGGAGGTAGTAATGTAAATAGCTCCGATGTTCTGATGATGAACGGTCAAGTGAACAACAACAGCAGCAACACAAACattggaggaggaggtggtgttGGGATGGGAGCTAACGGGAACAATGGTCTGATGAACGGAAGAGTTGGGATGTTGGTGAGGGATCCAAACGTGCAACCGGATCTAGGGAACCAACTCTTAGGAGCAGTCAATGGTTTCAACAATTTTCAGCGTGATTGGAACGCATGA
- the LOC103868740 gene encoding transcription factor VIP1, giving the protein MEPSSLRANQSSILSEIERMPEAPRQRISHHRRARSDTFFSGESIDDLLLFDPSDVDFSSLDFLNAPTPQTQPQPQPSPMSVDSPPEETSSNGAPPIPLPPGRHVRSFSVDSESNFFDDLAATEDTQFARPTSSGGRKGHHHRSNSMDGATSSGSFNMDSILAAVNCKDGAKKNMGMASDRLAELALLDPKRAKRILANRQSAARSKERKIKYTGELERKVQTLQNEATTLSAQVTMLQRGTSDLTTENKHLKMRLQALEQQAELRDALNEALRGELNRLKIAAGEIPQGNGNSFNNNRSQFSSQLGNNKNQQMSTNGQPSSFMDFNKRG; this is encoded by the exons ATGGAGCCTTCTTCCCTGAGAGCAAACCAATCATCGATTCTAAGCGAAATCGAACGTATGCCAGAAGCTCCACGTCAGCGTATCTCTCATCACCGTCGAGCTCGGTCGGACACTTTCTTCTCCGGCGAATCAATTGACGATCTGCTCCTTTTCGATCCTTCCGATGTTGATTTCTCTTCTCTCGATTTCCTCAACGCTCCAACACCTCAAACACAACCCCAACCACAACCGTCTCCGATGTCCGTCGATTCACCTCCGGAAGAGACCTCATCCAACGGTGCTCCCCCCATTCCTCTTCCTCCTGGCCGTCACGTTCGAAGCTTCTCAGTTGATTCCGAATCCAATTTCTTCGACGATCTAGCGGCCACTGAGGATACTCAATTCGCCCGACCTACAAGCTCTGGAGGGAGAAAGGGTCATCATCACCGGAGCAATTCTATGGATGGAGCTACAAGTTCGGGTTCGTTTAACATGGATTCGATTCTAGCCGCCGTCAACTGCAAAGACGGTGCTAAGAAGAACATGGGTATGGCTAGTGACAGACTCGCCGAGCTTGCCTTGCTTGATCCCAAAAGAGCTAAAAG GATTCTAGCAAATAGACAATCCGCGGCTAGATCAAAAGAGAGGAAGATTAAGTATACTGGTGAGCTGGAGAGGAAGGTACAGACACTTCAGAACGAAGCAACTACACTCTCTGCTCAAGTCACTATGTTGCAG AGAGGAACATCAGACCTGACCACTGAAAACAAACACCTCAAAATGCGGTTGCAAGCATTAGAACAACAAGCTGAACTTAGGGATG CTTTGAATGAAGCACTGCGGGGAGAACTGAACCGACTGAAGATAGCCGCTGGAGAAATTCCTCAAGGGAACGGAAATTCATTCAACAACAACCGCTCGCAATTCTCATCTCAGCTGGGGAACAACAAGAACCAGCAGATGAGCACAAATGGGCAGCCATCGAGCTTCATGGATTTCAACAAGAGAGGCTAA